Proteins encoded within one genomic window of Acinetobacter sp. YWS30-1:
- a CDS encoding ferredoxin--NADP reductase, protein MAAFNVEKITHVHHWNDTLFSFKTTRDTALRFKNGQFVMIGLEVNGKPLMRAYSIASANYEEELEFFSIKVPDGPLTSILQKVKVGDEILVSKKPTGTLVLDDLNPGKNLYLLSSGTGLAPFLSVIRDPETYERFEKIIVVHGTRFISELAYQDLILNEIPNHEFFGELGAKEKLVYYPTVTREEFHTQGRVTTAIESGQLFEKIGLPRFNPETDRAMLCGSPAFLDDVAALLDQHGLKESPRMGVLGDYVIERAFVEK, encoded by the coding sequence ATGGCTGCTTTTAACGTCGAAAAGATTACTCACGTCCACCATTGGAATGACACTTTATTCTCTTTTAAAACGACTCGTGACACTGCATTACGTTTTAAAAACGGTCAGTTTGTGATGATCGGTCTTGAAGTCAATGGCAAGCCTTTAATGCGTGCATATTCAATTGCAAGTGCAAACTATGAAGAAGAGCTAGAGTTTTTCTCTATTAAAGTGCCAGATGGTCCTCTTACTTCTATTTTGCAAAAAGTAAAAGTTGGCGACGAAATCTTGGTTTCTAAAAAGCCTACAGGCACGCTGGTTCTTGATGACTTAAACCCAGGTAAAAACTTGTACCTGCTTTCTTCGGGTACTGGTCTTGCACCTTTCCTTTCTGTAATCCGTGATCCAGAAACTTATGAACGTTTTGAAAAAATCATCGTGGTTCACGGTACACGTTTCATTTCAGAACTGGCTTATCAAGATTTGATTCTTAACGAAATTCCAAACCACGAATTCTTTGGTGAATTGGGTGCTAAAGAAAAATTAGTGTATTACCCAACTGTTACTCGTGAAGAGTTCCATACGCAAGGTCGTGTAACCACTGCGATTGAATCTGGTCAATTATTCGAGAAAATCGGACTACCCCGTTTCAATCCTGAAACTGACCGTGCAATGCTATGTGGTTCTCCTGCATTCCTGGACGATGTTGCTGCACTGCTGGACCAACACGGTCTGAAAGAATCTCCACGTATGGGCGTTCTGGGCGATTACGTGATTGAACGTGCATTCGTTGAAAAATAA
- a CDS encoding Cd(II)/Pb(II)-responsive transcriptional regulator: MSHYLISDIAKKTDLSTDTIRFYEKRGLIQPNFRASNQYRYYGDEALKRLIFIKRCRALGMSLKEIEYLIQLEQNPEQDCCEVNQMIDQHLIDISNKIKELQLFKQQLMALRESCNTPTTINHCQILKTLESIENS; the protein is encoded by the coding sequence ATGTCACATTATTTGATTTCTGATATAGCCAAGAAAACTGATTTAAGCACTGATACCATTCGATTTTATGAGAAAAGAGGTTTGATTCAGCCGAATTTTCGAGCAAGTAACCAGTATCGTTATTATGGCGACGAGGCCTTAAAACGCTTGATTTTTATCAAACGCTGTCGTGCTTTAGGCATGTCTTTAAAAGAAATTGAATACCTGATTCAGCTGGAACAGAATCCTGAACAGGATTGCTGTGAAGTTAACCAGATGATTGATCAGCACCTTATAGATATTTCAAATAAAATTAAAGAATTACAATTATTTAAACAGCAGTTAATGGCGCTTCGCGAAAGCTGTAATACCCCAACCACGATTAATCATTGCCAGATTTTAAAAACACTGGAATCTATTGAAAATAGCTGA
- a CDS encoding MgtC/SapB family protein: MDLNVVPLNESSSFHELLTLLTAALGCGLLIGLERERHKQREEQASFAGLRSFAICALLGALCFLFGMAMGLAGALIIGGIVIFSIRNQIEDPGITTELAFIMTYFIGAICLWNIPLAAGLAVLITIILMAKHSMHNIAGQWITEAEFRDGLLLLALILIGLPLTPDRPLWGEVLNPYLILKLVTLILVVQALAHIAKRFFSTKNALILSSIASGFVSSTATIAQLGIQVRKGEMDAKSNAGAALMSCISTLVLLFIVVGGVSWDWLKILLLPSLVAMLILAACAFVLLHKAEPAKNQESPESSDSKMFSLKEAVIIAAALTLIQAGVYGLEILLGNAGLLAGTLFASLFEIHAAMASVVIQGDPSNTRLIYALLLGLGAHAVAKSVNAAVTGGFKFSLYFAPVQILHMAVLIGILWWMVF, from the coding sequence ATGGATTTAAACGTAGTTCCCTTAAATGAAAGTAGTTCCTTTCATGAGCTGCTTACCCTCCTGACCGCCGCCTTAGGATGTGGCTTATTGATTGGTCTGGAACGTGAACGGCATAAACAGCGTGAAGAACAGGCCAGTTTTGCAGGGCTACGCTCTTTTGCGATCTGTGCTTTATTAGGCGCATTGTGCTTTTTATTCGGAATGGCAATGGGTCTGGCCGGTGCACTCATTATTGGCGGTATTGTCATTTTTTCTATCCGAAATCAGATAGAAGACCCTGGGATAACCACTGAATTGGCCTTTATCATGACCTATTTTATTGGGGCGATTTGTCTGTGGAATATTCCTCTGGCTGCAGGACTAGCAGTTCTGATCACGATAATTTTAATGGCCAAACACTCTATGCATAATATTGCCGGACAGTGGATTACTGAGGCTGAATTTAGGGATGGATTACTATTATTAGCCTTGATTCTGATTGGTTTACCGCTAACCCCTGACCGGCCTTTATGGGGTGAAGTACTGAACCCTTATCTGATTTTAAAATTAGTAACTCTGATTCTGGTAGTTCAAGCTTTGGCACATATCGCTAAACGTTTCTTCTCGACTAAAAATGCCTTGATATTGTCTTCAATTGCCTCGGGGTTTGTTTCCAGTACCGCAACTATTGCTCAATTAGGGATACAGGTCCGTAAAGGTGAAATGGATGCAAAATCCAATGCTGGCGCTGCCCTGATGTCATGCATTTCGACATTAGTTCTATTGTTTATTGTAGTAGGAGGCGTTTCCTGGGATTGGCTAAAAATTCTGCTCCTACCTTCATTGGTGGCTATGCTTATTCTGGCTGCATGTGCATTTGTATTATTACATAAAGCTGAACCTGCTAAAAATCAGGAGTCTCCAGAATCTTCTGATAGTAAAATGTTTAGTCTCAAAGAAGCTGTGATTATCGCTGCTGCATTAACCCTGATTCAGGCTGGAGTTTACGGGTTGGAAATATTACTGGGCAATGCTGGTCTTCTGGCTGGTACTTTATTTGCGTCCTTATTTGAAATTCATGCCGCAATGGCCAGTGTGGTCATTCAAGGAGATCCATCCAATACCCGGCTGATCTATGCCCTGCTTTTGGGGCTGGGCGCACATGCTGTAGCCAAGTCAGTCAATGCTGCTGTAACAGGTGGTTTCAAATTTTCCCTGTACTTTGCGCCAGTACAGATTTTGCATATGGCGGTGTTGATTGGTATTTTGTGGTGGATGGTATTTTGA
- a CDS encoding cation transporter, whose amino-acid sequence MACTCSHEPAPPKSNSKFRTALWIALLINLTLFGVELIGGAYAHSSALWADALDFFGDAVNYGISLAVIGASLYWRATVALIKGLTMAVFGLVVIGKVIYAFMQGIPPEAITMGIIGVLALIANVVTAIILYAFRDGDANMKSVWLCSRNDAIGNVAVIFAAVGVFGTGSLWPDVIVAFIMASLGLSAGYHVVKQALAERVLKHESA is encoded by the coding sequence ATGGCCTGTACTTGTAGTCATGAACCCGCGCCGCCCAAATCTAATAGCAAATTTAGAACAGCTTTATGGATTGCATTATTGATTAACCTGACCTTATTTGGTGTGGAGCTAATCGGCGGTGCTTATGCACATTCATCGGCCTTATGGGCAGATGCGTTAGATTTCTTTGGTGATGCTGTGAATTATGGTATTTCTCTGGCGGTGATTGGTGCAAGTCTGTATTGGCGTGCAACAGTTGCTCTGATTAAAGGATTGACCATGGCAGTATTTGGTCTGGTCGTCATTGGCAAAGTAATTTATGCCTTTATGCAAGGTATTCCACCTGAAGCCATTACGATGGGGATCATCGGGGTATTGGCCTTAATCGCAAACGTTGTCACAGCCATAATTTTATATGCTTTCCGGGATGGCGATGCCAATATGAAATCAGTCTGGTTGTGCAGCCGTAATGATGCAATCGGCAATGTGGCCGTCATTTTTGCAGCAGTGGGAGTCTTTGGCACTGGCAGTCTATGGCCAGATGTTATTGTGGCATTCATTATGGCAAGTCTAGGCTTAAGCGCTGGATATCATGTGGTGAAACAGGCTCTAGCTGAACGAGTATTGAAGCATGAGTCAGCCTGA
- the tsaA gene encoding tRNA (N6-threonylcarbamoyladenosine(37)-N6)-methyltransferase TrmO, with amino-acid sequence MTELTLPIIGYMHSPYKEKFGIPRQPNLVQVESYIEMTGPYNDLLAFEGIEEFSHLWLVWQFHDNKNQQSQQFRPQVRPPRLGGNKKIGVFATRSMYRPAPIGLSVVKLNRVEKVGKNVRVYVTGSDLLDGTPIIDIKPYIQYSDAVPEAQSGYAQDEPSRKSVMWSKDAEQQKKLLLEKGTISTQLLEELEAVLSLDPRPAYQDDENRVYGMKFADLDVKFKVTLADIVVDQLIF; translated from the coding sequence ATGACCGAACTCACTCTGCCGATTATTGGCTATATGCATTCTCCCTATAAAGAAAAGTTTGGCATCCCGCGTCAGCCTAATTTGGTACAGGTTGAAAGCTATATTGAAATGACTGGCCCATATAATGATTTACTCGCATTTGAAGGTATCGAAGAGTTTAGTCATCTCTGGTTAGTCTGGCAGTTTCATGATAATAAAAATCAGCAGAGCCAGCAATTTCGTCCGCAGGTTCGTCCACCCCGTTTAGGTGGTAACAAGAAAATAGGTGTATTTGCTACACGTAGTATGTACCGTCCTGCACCCATTGGTTTATCAGTCGTGAAATTAAATCGTGTCGAAAAAGTCGGTAAAAATGTCCGGGTTTATGTCACAGGAAGTGACCTGTTAGATGGAACGCCGATTATAGACATTAAACCCTATATTCAATATTCGGATGCAGTACCTGAAGCGCAAAGTGGCTACGCGCAAGATGAACCATCACGTAAGTCCGTGATGTGGAGTAAGGACGCTGAACAGCAAAAAAAATTATTATTAGAAAAAGGAACAATATCTACTCAATTGCTAGAAGAACTTGAAGCCGTTTTATCTCTCGATCCTAGACCGGCATATCAGGATGATGAGAACCGGGTTTATGGAATGAAGTTTGCGGACTTGGATGTGAAATTTAAAGTTACTTTAGCTGATATTGTAGTCGATCAGTTAATTTTTTGA
- a CDS encoding membrane-bound PQQ-dependent dehydrogenase, glucose/quinate/shikimate family — protein sequence MSTEQPSSLERTGSKVYRYFVVVLTLLVALYLIIQGAKLLSLGGTSYYLIAGIAYVAIAILYAMKKAFGFWLSIVTFIATILWSIAEVQGLSFWQYIPRLVVPTILFVLSMWASKSLPALNAAKIKAANLVGFAGFFACVAALIAAFFPHGKILNPVDIVQDPALAKPNAENPDNWEYFGRNGNGTRFAPYTDITPENVKDLKVAWTYHTGRDTSAGVDENTPIQIGSTLYSCTPTNIISAIDGDTGRALWKYDPKAKTEEHITCRGVGYYDATKDKSLTAADLQAPGIKACPQRILTSTVDGRLIALNAKTGALCPEFGVNGQVDVLHDMGPTEQSKRYHPTSTPLIAGHVAVLGGWVRDIVHGEPSGVVRAYDVRTGKLAWAWDVGNPELVGEPKDGKGFTLETPNMWTIPTYDKDLNLVYLPTGNGPPDYWGGDRNAAKEKFGSAVVAVNASTGKTVWTYQTVHHDVWDYDLPSQPVLYDMTDDHGKKVPALIQTTKMGQIFVLDRRTGKPITKVEERPVDTNGAEGEKLSPTQPFSVGMPQIGNETLTEQDMWGISTFDQLACRIDFKDSVYNGLYTAPGEKPYIEWPSLLGGFNWGGISIDESTGMMYVNDMRMPLRMSLVRKEDMHKYHISTDEVPGFMGTVRPQLAGPYAGVKIDIMQSKLGVPCNKPPFGTMTAIDLKSKKVVWEVPMGTAKELGPLGVKTHMPIPLGMPTLGGPTSTASGLVFFAGTQDYYLRALDSKTGKEVWKAELPVAAVAAPLIYKSPKTGKQYVVISAGGASHSKDVGDYIIAFALPDQK from the coding sequence ATGAGCACTGAACAACCCTCCTCTCTCGAGCGTACAGGGTCTAAAGTCTATCGATATTTTGTTGTCGTACTGACTTTACTTGTTGCGCTGTACTTGATCATTCAAGGCGCTAAATTACTCAGCCTCGGTGGTACAAGCTATTATCTCATTGCAGGGATTGCCTATGTTGCAATCGCCATTTTATATGCGATGAAAAAAGCCTTTGGTTTCTGGCTTTCTATTGTTACTTTTATTGCAACCATCCTCTGGTCTATTGCTGAAGTTCAAGGTTTGAGCTTCTGGCAATATATCCCACGTCTGGTGGTTCCAACTATTCTGTTTGTCCTCAGCATGTGGGCAAGCAAAAGCCTGCCAGCACTCAATGCTGCAAAAATCAAAGCTGCCAATCTTGTTGGCTTTGCCGGTTTCTTTGCCTGTGTCGCAGCCCTGATTGCTGCGTTCTTCCCACATGGCAAAATCCTCAATCCTGTTGATATCGTACAAGACCCTGCACTGGCTAAACCGAATGCAGAAAACCCAGACAACTGGGAATATTTCGGTCGTAATGGTAATGGTACCCGTTTTGCACCATATACCGACATTACCCCTGAAAATGTTAAAGATCTGAAAGTTGCTTGGACTTACCATACAGGTCGTGATACTTCTGCTGGTGTCGATGAAAATACCCCAATTCAAATTGGCAGCACATTGTACTCATGTACACCAACCAACATTATTTCAGCGATTGATGGTGATACAGGTCGTGCACTTTGGAAATATGATCCGAAAGCAAAAACTGAAGAACATATTACCTGCCGTGGTGTCGGTTATTATGATGCCACTAAAGATAAATCTTTAACTGCAGCAGACCTTCAAGCACCAGGCATTAAAGCATGTCCACAACGTATTTTAACTTCTACGGTTGATGGTCGTTTAATTGCGTTAAATGCCAAAACTGGTGCCTTATGTCCTGAGTTCGGTGTTAATGGTCAAGTCGATGTTCTACATGACATGGGCCCAACTGAGCAAAGTAAACGTTACCACCCAACATCGACCCCACTCATTGCCGGCCATGTTGCTGTATTAGGCGGTTGGGTACGTGATATTGTGCATGGCGAACCTTCTGGTGTTGTACGTGCTTATGACGTTCGTACTGGTAAATTGGCTTGGGCGTGGGATGTTGGTAATCCTGAACTTGTGGGTGAACCTAAAGATGGCAAAGGCTTTACTTTAGAAACACCGAACATGTGGACTATCCCAACCTATGACAAAGACCTGAATTTGGTTTACTTACCTACAGGTAATGGTCCTCCTGACTATTGGGGCGGTGACCGTAACGCAGCCAAAGAAAAATTTGGTTCTGCCGTTGTGGCTGTCAATGCATCAACAGGTAAAACTGTCTGGACGTATCAAACAGTTCACCATGATGTTTGGGATTATGACTTACCGTCACAACCTGTACTTTATGACATGACTGATGATCATGGTAAAAAAGTACCTGCGTTAATCCAAACCACCAAAATGGGTCAAATCTTTGTCCTTGATCGTCGTACTGGTAAACCTATTACCAAAGTTGAAGAACGTCCAGTCGACACTAATGGTGCTGAAGGTGAAAAACTTTCTCCAACTCAACCATTCTCTGTGGGTATGCCACAAATTGGTAATGAAACGCTCACTGAACAAGATATGTGGGGGATTTCAACCTTTGACCAATTGGCATGTCGTATTGACTTTAAAGACTCTGTCTATAATGGTCTTTACACTGCACCAGGTGAAAAACCATATATCGAATGGCCTAGCTTACTCGGTGGTTTCAACTGGGGTGGTATCTCCATTGATGAATCGACTGGTATGATGTACGTCAACGATATGCGTATGCCACTTCGTATGTCATTGGTTCGTAAAGAAGATATGCACAAATACCATATCTCAACTGACGAAGTCCCTGGCTTTATGGGTACAGTACGTCCTCAATTGGCAGGTCCTTATGCGGGTGTAAAAATCGACATCATGCAATCTAAATTGGGTGTACCTTGTAATAAACCACCATTTGGTACGATGACTGCCATCGACTTAAAATCTAAAAAAGTCGTTTGGGAAGTACCAATGGGTACAGCCAAAGAATTGGGTCCATTAGGTGTGAAAACCCATATGCCAATTCCTTTAGGTATGCCGACATTAGGTGGTCCTACTTCAACCGCTTCTGGTCTGGTGTTCTTCGCAGGTACTCAGGATTATTACCTACGTGCGCTGGATTCAAAAACTGGTAAAGAAGTGTGGAAAGCTGAGCTTCCTGTTGCTGCTGTTGCTGCACCGCTGATTTATAAATCTCCAAAAACTGGCAAACAATATGTTGTGATTTCTGCAGGTGGTGCAAGCCATTCTAAAGATGTTGGCGACTATATTATTGCCTTTGCTTTACCTGATCAAAAATAA